The Vitis riparia cultivar Riparia Gloire de Montpellier isolate 1030 chromosome 3, EGFV_Vit.rip_1.0, whole genome shotgun sequence genome includes a region encoding these proteins:
- the LOC117911332 gene encoding choline-phosphate cytidylyltransferase 2-like has translation MRAPMETMNNTDSSTRNSNSNSNSNYDTTSLSGDDGPVRVYADGIYDLFHFGHARSLEQAKKSFPNTYLLVGCCNDETTHKFKGKTVMNEVERYESLRHCKWVDEVIPDAPWVLTQEFLDKHKIDYVAHDSLPYADASGAGNDVYEFVKSIGKFKETKRTDGISTSDIIMRIVKDYNQYVMRNLDRGYTRKDLGVSYVKEKRLRVNMRLKKLQEKVKEQQEKVEQKIQIVAKTAGMHRNEWVENADRWVAGFLEMFEEGCHKMGTAIRDRIQERLMGQQSGGSKYLLPNGKDDIDNEDEEYYDEDDEDEEYYDEEEYYESSDEEEKEKKAESK, from the exons ATGAGAGCTCCAATGGAGACGATGAATAACACCGACTCCAGCACTCGTAATTCCAATTCCAATTCCAATTCCAATTACGATACGACGTCTTTGTCTGGAGACGACGGCCCCGTTCGTGTCTACGCTGATGGGATCTACGATCTCTTTCACTTCGGCCACGCTCGCTCTCTCGAGCAAGCCAAAAAATC GTTTCCAAACACCTATCTACTTGTTGGATGCTGCAATGATGAAACCACTCACAAGTTTAAAGGCAAAACTGTTATGAATGAAGTGGAGCGTTATGAATCTCTTCGCCACTGCAA GTGGGTTGATGAAGTTATTCCTGATGCACCATGGGTACTCACTCAGGAATTTCTTGACAAGCATAAAATTGACTATGTGGCCCACGACTCTCTTCC TTATGCTGATGCCAGTGGAGCTGGAAATGATGTTTATGAATTT GTTAAATCCATTGGAAAGTTTAAGGAAACAAAACGAACTGATGGGATTTCTACTTCAGACATTATAATGAGGATTGTTAAAGACTATAACCAGTATGTGATGCGTAACTTGGATCGTGGATATACGAGAAAAGATCTTGGTGTTAGCTACGTTAAG gAAAAGCGACTAAGGGTGAACATGAGACTTAAGAAACTacaagaaaaagtgaaggaacaACAAGAAAAAGTAGAACAAAAG ATTCAAATTGTTGCAAAAACCGCTGGTATGCATCGCAATGAATGGGTGGAAAATGCTGATCGCTGGGTTGCAGGATTTCTTGAGATGTTTGAAGAAGGTTGCCATAAAATG GGAACAGCCATCAGAGATCGTATACAAGAGCGGCTAATGGGGCAGCAGTCAGGAGGGTCCAAATATCTGCTGCCCAATGGCAAGGATGACATTGATAATGAGGATGAAGAATActatgatgaagatgatgaggatgaagaGTACTATGATGAGGAAGAATACTATGAGTCCTCAGACgaggaggagaaggagaagaaggcaGAAAGTAAATAA
- the LOC117910810 gene encoding anthocyanidin 3-O-glucosyltransferase 6-like, giving the protein MKKAELVFVPLPFVGHMVSILEFAKLLVDRDDRISVTVLIMKLPVLEHSVVNNYIHLLSASVSGRIRFVYLPQLDPPLASTSPSNSKALSPTHVICSFIDDQKPLVRDAVKQLTQSASIRLAGFVFDMLCTSMVDVADELDVPSYVFFTASAAFLGLMLHLQALHDNQGVDVTELVDSDAELVVPSFVNSVPGRVLPSVVGDKQGGGSTAFLRCVRGFKGMKGILVNTFMELESHAINSFVDGTSPPIYPVGPMLNLKHREHLNHDNTNKDIMNWLDDQPPSSVVFLCFGSNGFFPLDQVKEIAQGLECSRHRFLWSLRQPPPKGEIAMPSEYVDFEEALPQGFLDRTIGIGKVIGWAPQLDVLAHPSIGGFVSHCGWNSILESLWYGVPIATWPLYSEQQLNAFQMVKELGLAIEIKLDYKTGDSHLVSAKEIENGIRSLMMNDSEVRRRANEMKEKSTNALIDGGSSHTCLGHLIEDMITNIA; this is encoded by the coding sequence ATGAAGAAAGCTGAGCTGGTGTTTGTCCCTCTCCCGTTCGTAGGCCACATGGTCTCCATTTTGGAGTTCGCAAAGCTTCTTGTTGATCGAGATGATCGCATCTCCGTCACTGTGCTCATCATGAAGCTGCCAGTACTTGAGCATTCCGTGGTGAACAACTACATCCATTTGCTTTCTGCTTCAGTTTCTGGGCGGATTCGGTTTGTCTACCTTCCTCAACTTGATCCCCCGTTGGCCTCCACTTCCCCCTCCAACTCCAAAGCTTTATCTCCAACCCATGTAATCTGCAGTTTCATTGATGACCAGAAACCTCTCGTGAGAGATGCAGTTAAGCAGCTGACTCAGTCTGCGTCCATCCGACTTGCCGGGTTTGTGTTTGATATGCTTTGCACATCCATGGTGGATGTAGCAGATGAATTGGATGTTCCTTCTTACGTTTTCTTCACGGCCAGCGCGGCATTTCTTGGTCTCATGCTGCACCTTCAAGCCCTCCATGACAACCAGGGAGTGGATGTTACTGAGTTGGTTGACTCAGATGCTGAGTTGGTTGTCCCGAGTTTTGTCAACTCCGTTCCTGGTCGAGTCCTGCCTTCTGTGGTGGGGGACAAGCAGGGTGGTGGATCCACCGCTTTTCTCCGTTGTGTAAGGGGGTTTAAAGGAATGAAGGGTATTCTGGTGAATACATTTATGGAGTTAGAATCTCATGCGATTAACTCCTTTGTTGATGGTACATCTCCTCCGATCTATCCCGTGGGACCGATGTTAAACCTAAAGCATAGGGAACATCTGAACCATGATAATACTAACAAGGATATCATGAATTGGCTTGATGATCAACCTCCATCGTCTGTGGTATTCTTATGCTTTGGAAGTAATGGGTTCTTTCCTTTGGATCAGGTCAAAGAGATAGCACAAGGACTAGAGTGTAGCCGACATCGCTTCTTGTGGAGCCTTCGTCAACCTCCACCAAAGGGTGAGATTGCAATGCCAAGTGAGTACGTGGATTTTGAAGAAGCTCTACCTCAAGGATTCTTGGATCGAACCATTGGAATTGGAAAGGTGATTGGATGGGCCCCGCAATTAGATGTTTTAGCTCACCCATCAATTGGGGGGTTTGTATCTCATTGTGGATGGAACTCTATATTAGAAAGTCTATGGTATGGAGTACCAATAGCCACATGGCCGCTATACTCAGAGCAACAACTCAATGCATTTCAGATGGTAAAAGAGTTAGGATTGGCGATTGAGATTAAATTAGATTATAAGACAGGTGATAGTCATCTTGTGAGTGCTAAGGAGATTGAGAATGGAATAAGAAGTTTGATGATGAACGATAGTGAAGTTAGGAGAAGAGCAAAtgagatgaaagaaaaaagcaCAAATGCTTTGATTGATGGTGGATCTTCACACACTTGCTTAGGACATCTAATTGAGGATATGATCACCAACATCGCATGA
- the LOC117911145 gene encoding protein downstream neighbor of Son — protein sequence MAKVATAGPLSSNSIRFGGVSGKVEAGVKRKTPSELRGEQLKRRNVIELVDESPAPLLGSTRNTNELKKQDAFKVPRYIDTRMDEVFPARKSRFRMLPGKENAKEDISAERAGCLKNMRVSSNSVVKSHPQLSCPENTVASAAVSKDGTRQDCEYAEKCSQSTFRSVAELSLGSERISEIVSVDMDKALKGLVAREPPAFSGLAADSTEKFGNLTSISSGNFCSEFHIPGQKAPLDFTLKTNMQIVSSSSVNWFHRLNMSATYNSTALFTPQFGCSKDQNISCSSGLTSTAQIFNYRALHSWVHPQSSLPPSVISALTLSAAEGDFLIKRQLAWEDSFRSLYYMLRKNICNIFYVCTSQFVVVFAGGDGSGGKKQSCNAYISQSTRGLRSLLREHDVCFSMPLCHSKVEQATTEDLVELSEIEKCNLGQTRRVGSISDVDNSPQSLLSFSGNKNVHALYDFMLNYRSFLTSLTSVDVPLLYSPVPFQNAALSAPEVSCRELKRADHVAFPLKGSKMKDEAIESVSAGLSYSIEIKDAYIPPWIISSICATMGSEGRSFEASFTTEPTSISLNAAVETVGQKSDTQAATGEAIQESTYAFGVPEAVVTSYMHSAFLKGLKYANGSYTARLSPV from the exons GGAGAGCAGTTAAAGCGAAGGAACGTTATAGAGCTTGTAGATGAATCTCCAGCTCCTTTGCTTGGTTCTACAAG GAACACCAATGAGCTCAAGAAACAAGATGCTTTCAAAGTTCCAAGATACATTGACACCCGTATGGATGAAGTTTTTCCTGCCAGAAAGTCTAGGTTTAGGATGCTTCCTGGAAAAGAAAATGCTAAG GAAGATATTTCAGCTGAGCGGGCTGGCTGCTTGAAGAATATGCGTGTTTCTTCAAATTCAGTTGTCAAGAGTCATCCACAACTTTCATG TCCAGAGAATACTGTGGCTTCAGCTGCAGTTTCCAAAGATGGTACAAGGCAAGATTGTGAATATGCTGAAAAGTGCAGTCAAAGCACATTTCGTAGTGTGGCTGAATTATCACTTGGTAGTGAGAGGATATCTGAAATAGTTTCTGTTGATATG GATAAAGCATTAAAAGGACTGGTTGCCCGTGAACCCCCTGCTTTTTCTGGTTTAGCTGCTGATTCTACTGAAAAGTTTGGCAATCTTACTTCAATCTCTTCTGGCAATTTCTGCTCTGAATTTCATATCCCTGGGCAAAAGGCCCCACTGGATTTTACGTTAAAAACTAATATGCAGATAGTGTCTTCTTCCTCTGTGAACTG GTTTCATAGATTGAACATGTCTGCTACTTACAATAGTACGGCCCTATTCACACCTCAATTTGGTTGTTCCAAAGATCAAAATATTAGCTGCTCCTCTGGGCTCACTTCCACTGcccaaatattcaattatagaGCTTTGCACTCCTGGGTACACCCTCAATCTTCTCTACCACCATCTGTCATATCAGCATTGACCTTATCTGCTGCAGAGGGAG ATTTCTTAATCAAACGACAACTAGCATGGGAGGACTCATTTCGAAGTCTCTATTACATGCTTAGAAAGAATATCTGTAATATCTTCTATG TTTGTACTTCACAGTTTGTGGTGGTGTTTGCTGGTGGTGACGGCTCAGGAGGAAAGAAACAGTCCTGTAATGCTTATATCTCCCAGTCAACAAGAGGCTTAAGGTCATTGCTGAGAGAGCAT GATGTTTGTTTCTCTATGCCTCTTTGCCATTCTAAAGTAGAACAAGCCACCACTGAAGACCTGGTTGAGCTCTCAGAGATTGAGAAATGCAATCTGGGCCAG ACTCGACGTGTTGGTTCCATATCTGATGTGGATAACAGCCCACAGTCTTTGCTGTCTTTCAGTGGAAACAAGAATGTGCATGCTTTATATGACTTTATGCTAAATTATAG ATCTTTCTTGACGTCCTTGACAAGTGTGGATGTTCCTCTTCTGTATTCACCTGTTCCATTTCAGAATGCTGCTCTTTCTGCTCCAGAG GTCAGTTGCAGGGAGTTGAAGAGAGCTGATCATGTTGCTTTTCCTCTTAAAGGATCCAAAATGAAAGACGAAGCAATTGAAAGTGTTTCAGCTGGTCTCTCCTATAGCATTGAAATCAAGGATGCATACATTCCACCGTGGATAATATCCAGTATATGTGCAACCATGGGTTCTGAAGGGAGGAGCTTTGAGGCAAG TTTTACAACAGAGCCGACTTCAATTAGCCTAAATGCTGCAGTTGAAACTGTTGGCCAGAAATCCGATACCCAAGCAGCAACAGGTGAAGCCATACAAGAAAGCACATATGCATTTGGGGTTCCGGAGGCTGTTGTAACTTCTTACATGCATTCGGCCTTTTTAAAAGGCTTGAAATATGCCAATGGCTCTTATACGGCTCGTCTTTCTCCTGTATAA